The Opitutales bacterium ASA1 genome window below encodes:
- the lolD gene encoding lipoprotein-releasing ABC transporter ATP-binding protein LolD, with protein sequence MSSADVDTPALRGTALAKTFPSGSRTIDVLHAVDFTVAQGESVSIRGESGSGKTTLLHLLAGLESPDSGRLEWGGEDVTRWSVDRLAARRARFLGMVFQHFHLVPEMHALDNVLLAARIAGRIGRDDRARARDLMIRVGLGERLDHLPGKLSGGERQRVALARALMNRPRLVLADEPTGNLDERTANAVMDLLLSLCREERVGLVLVTHNKEHAARTSRRTFLHLGRLEDA encoded by the coding sequence GTGAGTAGTGCCGATGTGGATACGCCGGCACTGCGCGGCACGGCCTTGGCCAAGACCTTCCCCAGTGGATCACGCACGATCGACGTGCTGCACGCGGTGGACTTCACGGTCGCACAAGGGGAGAGCGTGAGCATCCGCGGCGAGTCGGGTTCGGGGAAGACGACGCTCCTGCACCTGCTCGCCGGACTCGAGTCGCCGGACTCCGGACGATTGGAGTGGGGCGGCGAGGACGTCACGCGCTGGTCGGTCGATCGGCTCGCGGCGCGTCGCGCGCGCTTTCTCGGCATGGTGTTCCAACACTTCCATCTCGTTCCCGAAATGCACGCGCTCGACAACGTCCTGCTCGCGGCGCGCATCGCGGGCCGGATCGGCCGCGACGACCGCGCTCGCGCTCGCGACCTCATGATCCGTGTGGGGCTCGGTGAGCGTCTCGACCACTTGCCGGGTAAGCTGTCGGGCGGCGAGCGTCAGCGGGTGGCGCTGGCCCGGGCGTTGATGAATCGTCCGAGGTTGGTTCTCGCGGACGAACCGACGGGCAATCTCGACGAGCGGACGGCCAACGCGGTGATGGACCTGCTGCTTTCCTTGTGTCGCGAGGAACGCGTCGGACTCGTCCTCGTGACGCACAACAAGGAACACGCCGCGCGGACCTCGCGACGGACCTTTCTGCATCTCGGCCGATTGGAAGACGCGTAA
- a CDS encoding lipoprotein-releasing ABC transporter permease subunit produces MKWYLQIALRQLFPAGGRFPFFTAISVVGVMLGVTALVVVLSVMNGFGNEIRRMIVDTQGHVHVTSGHIIRDHEALRERVLAVPGVEAAAPFATGAVMVQFLNRPTFPFIQGIDPELEGGVVRLDRFMRYGTLAELDDDSVLLSSGLATSLGAFRGDEIEVYSPLLLERLKQDEVFLPRRFRIAGIFESGWSQVDENTLVCSLRTMQDLYGLDAGVHGIKVRLAPGADQDELVSAIGDAVGDGYAVRSWLDSNRDFLFVLQLEKNVMFLLLLIIILVSAFAITSSLLITVVRKTREIGLFGALGARSWETAACFCLQGLFLGVVGTALGFGLGSTILHFRNDIIHAFTKATGTEAALARFYQFSNLPAETSPSDVAVVAALSILVSTLAGVIPAWRAARLKPSEALRSE; encoded by the coding sequence ATGAAGTGGTATTTGCAGATCGCCCTCCGGCAGCTCTTTCCCGCCGGAGGACGTTTCCCCTTCTTCACCGCGATCTCGGTGGTCGGCGTCATGCTCGGGGTGACGGCGCTCGTGGTCGTGTTGAGCGTGATGAACGGGTTCGGAAACGAGATCCGTCGCATGATCGTGGATACGCAGGGGCACGTCCACGTCACGAGCGGACACATCATCCGCGACCACGAGGCCTTGCGCGAACGCGTACTCGCAGTACCCGGAGTCGAAGCAGCCGCACCCTTTGCGACCGGCGCAGTCATGGTGCAGTTTCTGAATCGGCCGACGTTCCCTTTCATTCAAGGCATCGATCCGGAACTCGAAGGCGGGGTCGTGCGCTTGGACCGGTTCATGCGTTACGGCACGCTGGCGGAGCTCGACGACGACAGCGTGCTGTTGAGCAGTGGTCTGGCGACGTCGCTCGGGGCGTTTCGCGGCGACGAGATCGAAGTGTATTCACCGCTGCTGCTCGAGCGACTCAAGCAGGACGAGGTCTTTTTGCCGCGCCGGTTCCGGATCGCGGGCATCTTCGAGTCGGGGTGGAGTCAGGTGGACGAGAACACTCTCGTGTGCTCGCTCCGCACGATGCAGGATCTCTACGGCCTCGATGCGGGCGTTCACGGCATCAAGGTGCGGCTCGCCCCGGGCGCGGATCAGGACGAACTCGTCTCCGCCATCGGCGACGCGGTGGGCGATGGTTACGCGGTGCGCTCGTGGCTCGACTCCAACCGCGACTTCCTCTTCGTCCTGCAACTGGAGAAGAACGTGATGTTTCTGCTGTTGCTGATCATCATCCTCGTGTCCGCGTTCGCCATCACCAGTTCGCTGCTCATCACCGTCGTGCGCAAGACGCGCGAGATCGGACTCTTCGGCGCTCTCGGAGCGCGCTCGTGGGAGACTGCGGCTTGTTTCTGCCTTCAAGGTCTGTTCCTCGGAGTCGTCGGCACCGCGCTGGGCTTCGGCCTCGGCAGCACGATTCTCCACTTCCGCAACGACATCATCCACGCGTTCACCAAGGCGACCGGAACGGAAGCGGCACTCGCGCGTTTCTACCAGTTTTCCAATCTTCCGGCCGAGACGAGCCCTTCGGACGTCGCCGTCGTCGCCGCGTTGTCCATCCTCGTCTCCACGCTCGCCGGCGTGATCCCGGCTTGGCGAGCGGCGCGACTCAAACCCTCGGAGGCCTTGCGCAGTGAGTAG
- a CDS encoding ectonucleotide pyrophosphatase/phosphodiesterase, producing the protein MWGPWFLVLAFVLVFVAPTPTRAQESPAARPIVILVSIDGFRWDYLDLHRPPTLRRLAAEGVHARRMEVVFPSKTFPSHYSLVTGLVPARHGIVANDMFDPEWGAIFRIGAHPSARESRWWDGEPVWHTVERAGLKAGCFFWPGSDAAVAGKHPTLWRRYDHDMPTGERIQTLLTWLALPESERPDLFTLYFHHVDSAGHDFGPRADETREAVMLVDSAIAELVTGIARLGLRDRVNLVVVSDHGMTEVSHDRIVHIDDFVDPQDVQIDFQGVLAGLRPYDMTPRELRDRFRGRHPRLRAHLAEDLPARFRFSGHRRIPPVILLPDPGWEVATRAAADSWNPATMKGAHGYDPRHRDMGALFLAHGPAMRSRTRLGTVDSLDVYNLVCAVLGVEPSPNDGTWRLARRALRPELLPAAASARRRDPRGV; encoded by the coding sequence ATGTGGGGTCCGTGGTTTCTCGTTCTCGCCTTCGTTCTCGTCTTCGTCGCGCCGACGCCGACCCGCGCGCAGGAGTCGCCCGCAGCTCGGCCGATCGTGATCCTCGTGTCGATCGACGGATTCCGTTGGGACTATCTCGACCTGCATCGGCCACCGACCTTGCGACGGCTCGCCGCCGAGGGCGTGCACGCGCGTCGGATGGAAGTCGTGTTCCCTTCCAAGACGTTTCCGAGTCACTACTCGCTCGTGACCGGACTCGTCCCGGCCCGTCACGGCATCGTCGCCAACGACATGTTCGATCCCGAGTGGGGCGCGATCTTCCGCATCGGAGCGCATCCGTCGGCGCGCGAGTCGCGTTGGTGGGACGGTGAACCCGTCTGGCACACGGTCGAGCGGGCCGGATTGAAGGCGGGTTGCTTCTTCTGGCCCGGCTCCGACGCCGCCGTCGCGGGCAAACACCCCACCCTGTGGCGGCGCTACGATCACGACATGCCGACCGGCGAACGTATCCAAACTCTACTGACGTGGCTCGCGCTGCCCGAAAGCGAACGCCCCGACCTGTTCACGCTCTACTTCCATCACGTCGACTCCGCGGGACACGACTTCGGTCCGCGCGCCGACGAGACTCGCGAGGCCGTGATGCTGGTCGACTCGGCGATCGCTGAGCTCGTTACCGGCATCGCGCGACTCGGCCTTCGGGACCGCGTCAACCTCGTCGTCGTCTCCGACCACGGCATGACCGAGGTCTCGCACGACCGTATCGTCCACATCGACGACTTCGTCGACCCGCAGGACGTGCAGATCGACTTTCAAGGCGTGCTCGCCGGGCTGCGCCCGTACGACATGACGCCGCGCGAACTGCGCGATCGTTTCCGCGGTCGGCATCCTCGGCTTCGTGCGCATCTGGCCGAAGATCTTCCGGCTCGGTTTCGCTTCTCCGGTCATCGCCGGATACCGCCCGTGATTCTGCTCCCGGATCCCGGTTGGGAAGTCGCGACACGCGCCGCCGCCGACTCGTGGAATCCCGCCACCATGAAAGGCGCCCACGGCTACGATCCACGTCATCGCGACATGGGCGCGCTCTTCCTCGCGCACGGACCGGCGATGCGGTCGCGCACACGGCTCGGCACGGTCGACAGTCTCGACGTCTACAACCTCGTATGCGCCGTACTCGGCGTGGAGCCGTCACCCAACGACGGCACGTGGAGACTCGCGCGCCGGGCGCTGCGTCCGGAGCTTCTTCCGGCGGCCGCATCCGCGCGACGTCGAGACCCGCGCGGGGTTTGA
- a CDS encoding sugar ABC transporter permease: MRTGEQRRTLHGLAFVSPWLAGLAIFTLFPVGASIYYSFCDYDVLSSPVWIGSLNYRDMLSDHVYWKSLANTLVFNAISLPLGLVAALALALLLNQPVRGRGIFRAIYYLPSLVPVIASSMIWLWIFNGRHGLLNEALRAVGVETPPQWLADPVLTKPALAVMAIWGCGNTVVINLAALQGVPRALMEAAMIDGASAWHRFLHVTLPAISPVMYFNLIMGIIGGLQVFAQAFVMFGGGGPDRSVLFYAVYLFQNAFEYRQMGYACAMAWILCLLVLGLTWLASRGSRRFVHYQEG, from the coding sequence ATGCGCACTGGTGAACAACGCCGCACGTTGCACGGCCTCGCGTTCGTGAGCCCATGGCTCGCCGGACTCGCGATCTTCACGCTCTTCCCCGTCGGAGCCTCGATCTACTACTCGTTCTGCGATTACGACGTGCTCTCCAGTCCCGTATGGATCGGCTCGCTCAACTACCGGGACATGCTGTCGGATCACGTGTATTGGAAGTCGTTGGCGAACACGCTCGTCTTCAACGCGATCTCGCTTCCCCTCGGCCTCGTCGCCGCGCTCGCTCTGGCGCTCTTGCTCAACCAACCGGTCCGTGGGCGCGGAATCTTTCGAGCGATCTACTACCTGCCCTCGCTCGTCCCGGTGATCGCCAGCTCGATGATCTGGCTCTGGATTTTCAACGGTCGGCACGGTCTGCTCAATGAAGCACTCCGCGCGGTCGGCGTCGAAACCCCTCCCCAATGGCTGGCCGATCCGGTGCTGACGAAGCCTGCTCTCGCCGTCATGGCGATCTGGGGTTGTGGCAACACCGTGGTGATCAATCTCGCGGCGCTCCAGGGCGTGCCGCGCGCGTTGATGGAGGCCGCGATGATCGACGGCGCCTCGGCGTGGCATCGGTTCCTTCACGTGACGCTTCCCGCGATCTCGCCCGTGATGTACTTCAACTTGATCATGGGCATCATCGGTGGCCTTCAGGTCTTCGCTCAGGCGTTCGTGATGTTCGGCGGTGGAGGACCGGATCGATCGGTTCTCTTCTACGCCGTCTACCTCTTCCAGAACGCCTTCGAGTATCGACAAATGGGATACGCCTGTGCGATGGCCTGGATACTTTGTCTTCTCGTTCTCGGGCTCACCTGGCTCGCGAGCCGGGGTTCGCGTCGCTTCGTCCACTACCAAGAAGGCTGA
- the hflX gene encoding GTPase HflX translates to MITSEEIQKKVTRALIVGVQMPSMDAREAQALLDELRELVENLQIEVVDSVLVRLRETSPHFLVGTGKTEQLIAHAKELNCDVIVIDEDLSPAQQRNWEAESKLCIIDRREVILDIFADRAHTREAILQVGLARMEYSLPRLKRAWTHLSRQRGGGTSARGQGETQLEADRRIVRDRIAKFKVELASVQQHREVQRRKRMRVPLPTASIVGYTNAGKSTLLNRLTGASVLAEDKLFATLDPTTRQATLPDGQMVLLTDTVGFIRRLPHSLVDAFKATLEETVVADFLIHVIDVSNPDLEEHSRTTLAVLEEIGAVGKRVITVFNKIDQRGDAEHLNAVHMHHPDAVYVSAFTGEGIGTLEQRIMEILHETNRAVELLVPHDRYDVLGRLHNAGGIHHQETRDEGVYLVGRFPPNLTGVIAPFRVVPVAPAGGDA, encoded by the coding sequence ATGATCACCTCCGAGGAAATCCAGAAGAAGGTCACCCGCGCACTCATCGTCGGAGTCCAGATGCCGTCGATGGACGCCCGTGAAGCGCAGGCCCTGCTCGACGAGTTGCGCGAACTCGTGGAAAACCTCCAGATCGAGGTGGTCGACTCCGTGCTCGTCCGGTTGCGCGAAACCAGCCCGCACTTTCTCGTCGGCACCGGCAAGACAGAGCAACTCATCGCCCACGCGAAGGAGTTGAACTGCGACGTGATCGTGATCGACGAGGACCTCAGTCCGGCGCAGCAGCGCAACTGGGAAGCCGAGTCCAAGCTCTGCATCATCGATCGTCGCGAGGTGATCCTAGACATCTTCGCCGACCGCGCCCACACGCGCGAAGCGATCCTGCAAGTCGGACTCGCGCGCATGGAGTACTCGCTCCCGCGCCTGAAACGCGCATGGACCCACCTCTCGCGCCAGCGCGGCGGCGGCACGTCCGCTCGGGGTCAGGGTGAAACTCAGCTCGAAGCCGACCGGCGTATCGTCCGCGATCGCATCGCCAAGTTCAAAGTCGAGCTGGCCTCCGTGCAGCAGCACCGCGAAGTGCAGCGGCGCAAGCGCATGCGGGTGCCGTTGCCCACCGCGTCGATCGTCGGCTACACGAACGCGGGCAAATCGACCCTGCTCAATCGCCTCACCGGCGCGAGCGTACTGGCGGAGGACAAACTCTTCGCGACGCTCGATCCCACCACACGCCAGGCGACGCTTCCCGACGGCCAGATGGTGTTGCTCACCGACACGGTGGGTTTCATCCGTCGTCTCCCCCACTCGCTCGTCGATGCATTCAAAGCGACTCTCGAGGAGACGGTCGTGGCCGACTTCCTCATCCACGTGATCGACGTCTCCAACCCCGATCTCGAGGAACACTCCCGCACGACCTTGGCCGTGCTCGAAGAGATCGGCGCGGTCGGCAAGCGCGTGATCACGGTCTTCAACAAGATCGATCAGCGCGGCGACGCCGAGCATCTCAACGCCGTACACATGCATCACCCCGACGCGGTCTACGTCAGCGCGTTCACCGGAGAGGGGATCGGCACGCTGGAGCAACGGATCATGGAGATCCTCCACGAGACCAACCGTGCGGTGGAACTGCTCGTGCCGCACGACCGCTACGACGTGCTCGGACGTCTCCACAACGCCGGCGGTATCCATCATCAGGAGACGCGCGACGAAGGCGTCTACCTCGTGGGTCGCTTCCCGCCCAATCTCACCGGCGTGATCGCGCCGTTTCGTGTCGTGCCCGTCGCGCCCGCCGGAGGCGACGCCTGA
- a CDS encoding GatB/YqeY domain-containing protein yields the protein MASIYETLRADIVVAMKARDTVATTALRTADAAIKRAEMDLGKPIDDTLVLTTLRKAVKNLRDANTEFAKGGRTDLVTANEAEIAILEKYLPRSIDGARLEALVAEAITQTGAQSRKEMGKVIAALKQHPDAASIDFGAVSRIVQARLS from the coding sequence ATGGCATCGATCTATGAAACTCTCCGCGCCGACATCGTGGTCGCGATGAAAGCGCGTGACACCGTCGCCACGACCGCGCTTCGCACTGCCGACGCGGCGATCAAGCGCGCGGAGATGGATCTCGGCAAACCGATCGACGACACCCTCGTCCTCACGACGCTGCGCAAAGCCGTGAAGAACCTGCGGGACGCCAACACCGAGTTCGCGAAAGGCGGCCGCACCGATCTCGTCACCGCCAACGAAGCCGAGATCGCGATCCTCGAGAAGTACCTGCCTAGATCGATCGACGGCGCACGCCTGGAGGCTCTGGTCGCCGAGGCGATCACCCAGACCGGTGCCCAGTCACGCAAGGAGATGGGCAAGGTCATCGCCGCGCTCAAGCAACACCCGGACGCCGCGTCGATCGACTTCGGGGCGGTGAGCCGGATCGTGCAGGCACGGCTGAGCTGA
- the lysS gene encoding lysine--tRNA ligase, with protein MTDSAPQDISHDQHAVRRQKLAAMRATGFDPFRANCEQTHFSAEALALHVDGEDNTVAVSVAGRLTVIRDMGKSQFVKILDQQGVIQLYVKKDVVGDEAYAAFKKLDLGDFVGASGTLFKTKTGEVTVRVERWTLVSKALRPLPEKWHGLSDPDKVYRQRYLDLVVNEESRKRLMQRARIVSYVRRFLEDRKFIEVETPVLQSVAGGAAARPFTTHHNALDADFVLRISLELYLKRMLVAGYDRVFEIGRNFRNEGISLKHNPEFTMLEVYQAYSDYRGMMTLVQDLLRGLCRDVLNTSQIVHAASGQTIDFAAEWREVRYRDLVREATGDSDWFTRSKDEKIAGARALGLHVEATWEDFEITQEVFSKKIEPNLIQPTFVTHLPKELCPLAKLNQEDPTLIDVFELIIGGMEIAPAYSEQNDPDVQREMFEAQAGEEQQKIDHDFLVALEHGMPPAGGMGIGLDRLAILLTGAASIRDVILFPQMRPEATRPVADGSAPTPVPAP; from the coding sequence ATGACCGACTCCGCTCCTCAGGACATCTCGCACGACCAACACGCCGTCCGGCGCCAGAAACTCGCGGCGATGCGCGCGACTGGCTTCGATCCGTTCCGGGCCAACTGCGAGCAGACTCACTTCTCGGCCGAGGCGCTGGCGCTCCACGTCGACGGCGAGGACAACACCGTGGCCGTATCCGTCGCCGGGCGACTCACGGTGATCCGCGACATGGGCAAGAGTCAGTTCGTCAAGATTCTCGATCAACAGGGCGTCATCCAGCTCTACGTGAAGAAGGACGTGGTCGGCGACGAAGCGTACGCAGCGTTCAAGAAGCTCGATCTGGGCGACTTCGTCGGCGCGAGCGGCACGCTCTTCAAGACCAAGACCGGCGAGGTGACCGTGCGGGTCGAGCGCTGGACGCTCGTCTCCAAGGCGTTGCGGCCCTTGCCGGAGAAGTGGCACGGGCTGAGCGATCCGGACAAGGTGTATCGCCAGCGCTACCTCGATCTCGTGGTCAACGAGGAGTCGCGCAAACGACTCATGCAGCGTGCGCGCATCGTCTCCTACGTCCGGCGCTTTCTGGAGGACAGGAAGTTCATCGAAGTGGAAACCCCCGTCCTGCAGAGCGTGGCGGGAGGAGCGGCGGCTCGTCCCTTCACCACGCACCACAACGCGCTCGACGCCGACTTCGTGCTGCGCATCTCGCTCGAGCTCTACCTCAAACGCATGCTCGTGGCGGGTTACGACCGCGTCTTCGAGATCGGACGCAATTTTCGCAACGAAGGTATTTCGCTCAAACACAACCCCGAGTTCACCATGCTCGAGGTCTACCAGGCCTACAGCGACTATCGGGGCATGATGACGCTCGTGCAGGACCTGCTGCGCGGTCTCTGTCGCGACGTTCTGAATACATCGCAGATCGTTCATGCCGCGAGCGGACAGACGATCGACTTCGCGGCCGAGTGGCGGGAAGTGCGCTATCGCGATCTCGTCCGCGAGGCGACCGGCGATTCCGACTGGTTCACGCGGAGCAAGGACGAGAAGATCGCCGGTGCTCGCGCGCTCGGATTACACGTCGAAGCGACGTGGGAGGATTTCGAGATCACGCAGGAGGTCTTCTCCAAGAAGATCGAACCGAACTTGATCCAACCGACCTTCGTGACGCACCTGCCGAAGGAATTGTGTCCTTTGGCGAAGCTCAATCAGGAGGATCCGACGTTGATCGACGTGTTCGAACTGATCATCGGCGGGATGGAGATCGCGCCCGCCTACAGCGAGCAGAACGATCCGGACGTGCAGCGCGAGATGTTCGAGGCGCAAGCCGGCGAGGAGCAGCAGAAGATCGATCACGATTTTCTCGTGGCACTCGAGCACGGCATGCCTCCGGCGGGCGGCATGGGCATCGGCCTCGATCGACTCGCGATCCTGCTCACCGGTGCCGCGAGCATCCGCGACGTGATTCTCTTTCCGCAGATGCGGCCGGAAGCTACGCGGCCGGTCGCCGACGGGTCTGCGCCGACGCCGGTACCGGCTCCTTGA